In Microcella indica, the genomic window CGGAGGGAGGCATCACCGACGCCGAGCTCGCCGAGCTGGAGGCGGCGGGGGCCCACCGTGTGCGGCTCGGGGACACCGTGCTGCGCACGTCGACCGCGGGGCCTGCGGCGATCGCGCTGCTCAACGCCGCGCTCGGCCGCTGGTGACGGCGGCGGCGCGGCTTCTGCCCCTCGGCCGCCTCTCCGGCACCTGTCGGCTCCGCGCTCTAGACTGGACACCATGACGACGAGCGAGCCGACGATATTCGAGCGCATCATCGCGCGCGAGATTCCCGCCGACATCGTGCACGAGACCGACACGGTCATCGCCTTCCGCGACATCGCTCCGAAGGCGCCCGTGCATCTCCTCGTCGTGCCCAAGACCGCGCAGTACCGCACCGTCGCCGAGCTCGCCGCGGGAGACCCCGGCCTGCTCGCCGAGGTCGTCGCCGTCGCACAGGAACTCGCGCAGGAGCACGCCGACGGAGAGTTTCGCCTCGTGTTCAACACCGGCCCGAACGCGGGCCAGACCGTCTTCCACGTTCACGCCCACGTCCTGGCGGGCGGCCTAGCCGAAGGAACCCTTGCCGACTGACGATCTCGCGGCGAACAACTCCTCCGCCGCTGACGCGCCCAGCGCCCCTGCGACTCCTGCCCCCGCGACCGCGCGGCGATCTCTCGAGGTCGACGGTGTCGCGATGGTGCGGCTGCTCGGCCCGCAGGACCGCCTGCTCACCACGCTAGAAGCCCAGTACCCGCTCGTCGACGTGCACGTGCGCGGCAACCAGGTGACGCTCGACGGCGACGCCGACCAGGTCGACGCCGCCTATCGTCTCGTCGACGAGCTCATCACGATGGTGCGGCAGGGCCAGGAGCTCGGGCCGGCCGAGGTGACCTCGTCGAAGCGCATCCTCGATGCCGGCGCTGGCAGCCCCGCAGAGGTGCTGAGCCAGGCGATCCTCACG contains:
- a CDS encoding histidine triad nucleotide-binding protein, translated to MTTSEPTIFERIIAREIPADIVHETDTVIAFRDIAPKAPVHLLVVPKTAQYRTVAELAAGDPGLLAEVVAVAQELAQEHADGEFRLVFNTGPNAGQTVFHVHAHVLAGGLAEGTLAD